A genomic segment from Alistipes senegalensis JC50 encodes:
- a CDS encoding phage portal protein, translating into MNKAKKIKTAVGVANRTDPYFALGTARVESDRFWRWGDDNLFPAALALMARRSTTHRRIINDKADYISGKGFTCDEAREPRLAAFVRRVNGSGESLRQVLNKLAFDKSLFGNAFLEIVTDEERSFLSLYHQDASRCRVARDSEHILLHHDWAAFKPAEARSLPLYPQFERQEDGSMRSIVHYKDYEPMFEHYGVPPYIAGFSVSAIAWKTDRWNISRLDNSFQLSGVMMLDSSVDNEAEAERIARLAEQKFAGNPGQVMFVIRDGGEDDNSRFIPIAAQNEGDWQALHEQAVGDIVVAHSWFRTLSGLDYASGFSAERILHEYEVALNTVILAEQAELTEPIRTVIASVLGLDTASLQIVNRPPTRSKPIYMKVWEARKADGLDYDPEDPKQQVFLSEITKYNIKSIE; encoded by the coding sequence ATGAACAAAGCGAAAAAAATCAAAACCGCCGTAGGGGTCGCCAACCGCACCGACCCCTACTTCGCGCTGGGGACGGCGCGGGTCGAGAGCGACCGATTCTGGCGCTGGGGCGACGACAACCTCTTCCCGGCGGCGCTGGCCCTGATGGCCCGGCGCTCGACGACCCACCGACGCATCATCAACGACAAGGCCGACTACATCTCGGGCAAGGGATTCACCTGCGACGAAGCCCGGGAACCGCGGCTGGCGGCGTTCGTCCGCCGCGTGAACGGCAGCGGCGAAAGCCTGAGGCAGGTGCTCAACAAACTGGCCTTCGACAAGTCGCTGTTCGGCAACGCCTTTCTCGAAATCGTCACCGACGAGGAGCGCTCCTTCCTCTCGCTCTACCATCAGGACGCCTCGCGCTGCCGCGTGGCCCGCGACTCGGAACACATCCTGCTCCATCACGACTGGGCGGCGTTCAAACCCGCCGAAGCGCGGTCGCTGCCCCTCTATCCGCAATTCGAACGGCAGGAGGACGGCTCCATGCGCTCGATCGTCCACTACAAGGACTACGAACCGATGTTCGAACACTACGGCGTGCCGCCCTACATCGCGGGTTTCAGCGTTTCGGCCATCGCCTGGAAGACCGACCGCTGGAACATCTCGCGGCTGGACAACTCGTTCCAGCTGTCGGGCGTGATGATGCTCGACTCGTCGGTGGACAACGAGGCCGAAGCCGAACGCATCGCACGCCTCGCAGAGCAGAAATTCGCCGGGAATCCCGGGCAGGTGATGTTCGTCATCCGCGACGGGGGCGAAGACGACAATTCGCGCTTCATCCCCATCGCCGCGCAGAACGAAGGCGACTGGCAGGCGCTGCACGAACAGGCCGTCGGGGACATCGTCGTGGCCCATTCGTGGTTCCGGACCCTGAGCGGACTGGACTACGCCTCGGGATTCAGCGCCGAGCGCATCCTCCACGAATACGAAGTGGCTTTGAACACGGTGATCCTGGCCGAGCAAGCCGAACTCACCGAGCCGATCCGCACCGTCATCGCCTCGGTGCTGGGGCTCGACACGGCGTCGCTGCAAATCGTCAACCGCCCGCCGACGCGCTCGAAACCCATCTACATGAAGGTCTGGGAGGCCCGCAAGGCCGACGGACTCGACTACGACCCGGAGGACCCGAAACAACAGGTTTTCCTCTCGGAAATCACCAAATACAACATCAAGAGCATCGAATGA
- a CDS encoding phage holin family protein — protein MEALFRFISGAAAGIAALFAPIGPLIATTVVFIGVDFLSGVAADRATARREGRAWYFESCKAWRTVVKLTLAVTAIAMAWLIDSCVLDFMQLNVAKLLTGFTCGVELWSFLENAAQLSDAPLFRWLRRYVHRRIRKEAGDE, from the coding sequence ATGGAGGCTTTGTTCAGATTCATTAGCGGCGCGGCGGCGGGGATCGCCGCCCTGTTCGCCCCGATCGGGCCGCTGATAGCCACGACCGTGGTTTTCATCGGCGTAGACTTCCTTTCGGGCGTGGCCGCCGACCGCGCCACGGCCCGCCGCGAAGGCCGCGCCTGGTATTTCGAAAGCTGCAAGGCGTGGCGCACGGTGGTCAAACTCACGCTGGCGGTCACGGCGATCGCAATGGCGTGGCTGATCGACAGCTGCGTACTGGATTTCATGCAGCTGAACGTGGCGAAACTCCTCACGGGGTTCACCTGCGGAGTGGAGCTGTGGTCGTTCCTCGAAAACGCCGCGCAACTCTCCGACGCCCCGCTGTTCCGCTGGCTGCGCCGCTACGTCCACCGCCGCATCCGAAAGGAGGCAGGCGATGAGTAG
- a CDS encoding glycoside hydrolase family 18 protein, which produces MKNVFFSYFLFPLTLVSLASCSSCSSSSDEEHDGPKPSVSRCIVAGYSNAGRISSASPADYPYLKYPTRVYCFGISPDAQGVWYVNPERERQQNTVRAAMTSSQEAFLVVGGGATAGNMYRMGTDPAKRAAFARAVVEYAHARGFDGIDVDWETDWSSEPFLHVPEDDMVDLLQQIRARMAELPVGTKVRQLTAALSSSTRGQSMGGRIAGYVDHINVMIYDTYGTEEEGYPHAPMRVLKESLAGYAAAGVPNSKIIVGVPFYGGDKSVSPVITQPYNTLCAMAGGAITASSNSYGGYAFNGVDLMKEKTQYVLDNGYAGLTIWELSQDVAYDSPLSLLRAIKSVADAK; this is translated from the coding sequence ATGAAAAATGTCTTTTTTTCGTATTTCCTGTTTCCGCTGACGTTGGTGTCGCTCGCTTCCTGCTCTTCGTGTTCCTCTTCTTCCGACGAGGAGCACGACGGGCCGAAGCCGTCCGTCTCCCGGTGTATCGTCGCCGGTTACTCCAATGCCGGGCGCATCTCGTCGGCGTCGCCGGCCGATTATCCCTACCTGAAATATCCCACGCGGGTTTATTGTTTCGGCATATCGCCCGACGCACAGGGCGTGTGGTACGTCAATCCCGAACGCGAACGGCAGCAGAACACGGTCCGTGCGGCCATGACCTCTTCGCAGGAGGCGTTTTTGGTTGTTGGCGGCGGTGCCACGGCGGGTAACATGTACCGCATGGGGACCGATCCGGCGAAGCGGGCGGCTTTCGCCAGGGCGGTTGTCGAATACGCGCATGCCCGCGGTTTCGACGGCATCGATGTCGATTGGGAGACGGACTGGTCGTCGGAACCGTTCCTGCATGTTCCCGAGGACGATATGGTTGATCTGTTGCAGCAGATCCGGGCGCGGATGGCCGAACTTCCCGTCGGCACGAAGGTCCGGCAGCTGACGGCGGCGCTCTCTTCCAGCACGCGCGGCCAGTCGATGGGCGGCCGGATCGCCGGTTATGTCGATCATATCAACGTGATGATCTACGACACCTACGGTACCGAGGAGGAGGGTTATCCCCATGCGCCGATGCGTGTGTTGAAAGAGTCGCTTGCGGGCTATGCGGCCGCAGGCGTCCCCAATTCGAAAATTATCGTCGGCGTGCCGTTCTACGGAGGCGACAAAAGCGTGTCGCCGGTCATAACGCAGCCTTACAATACGCTTTGTGCCATGGCGGGCGGTGCGATTACGGCTTCTTCGAACTCTTACGGCGGCTATGCTTTCAACGGTGTCGATCTGATGAAAGAGAAGACGCAGTACGTGCTGGACAACGGCTATGCGGGGCTTACGATTTGGGAACTTTCGCAGGACGTGGCCTACGACAGTCCGCTGTCGCTGCTGCGGGCTATCAAGAGCGTTGCCGACGCAAAGTAA
- a CDS encoding acyltransferase family protein, with protein sequence MKSERLLSLDVMRGMTIAAMILVNNPAVWGKAYAPLQHAFWHGMTPTDLIYPFFVFIMGVSAFFSLSKRYEGAGREAFSRILRRSAVIFGVGLLLQEISYFGYGTANFLSGQTPAGATWFETAFPFRTFRIMGVLQGLALAYLFGSVALLCLRFRHLIAAAGGLLLLYLVLLQTGNGYSLSADNIIAVVDRAVLGESHLYKEWLPDGSRLAFEPEGLLSTLPRIAQFLLGCAAGRILLAKEDAPMRFGRLFAFGTALLFAGLLLQYGDPLNKKIWSSSFALTTSGFASLLLGLLCWVIDLRKQVRWTGFFRVFGVNPLFLYISAWVLSVVLGALSIKSWFYTTLIDPLFGDASGSLVYSLCFILLVWSLGLVLYRRKIYIKI encoded by the coding sequence ATGAAATCCGAAAGACTGCTATCGCTCGACGTCATGCGCGGCATGACGATCGCCGCCATGATTCTGGTAAACAACCCCGCCGTATGGGGCAAGGCTTATGCGCCTTTGCAACATGCGTTCTGGCACGGCATGACGCCGACGGACCTGATCTATCCGTTTTTCGTCTTCATCATGGGGGTGTCGGCCTTCTTTTCCCTCTCGAAACGCTACGAGGGCGCCGGCCGGGAGGCTTTTTCCCGGATTCTGCGCCGCAGTGCGGTCATTTTCGGCGTGGGGCTGCTGTTGCAGGAGATCAGCTATTTCGGTTACGGCACGGCGAACTTCCTCTCCGGGCAGACGCCTGCCGGGGCGACCTGGTTCGAGACGGCCTTTCCGTTCCGGACGTTTCGGATTATGGGCGTGTTGCAGGGACTGGCATTGGCCTACCTGTTCGGTTCCGTGGCGTTGCTCTGTCTGCGTTTCCGGCATCTGATCGCTGCCGCCGGAGGATTGCTGCTACTCTATCTGGTGCTGCTTCAAACCGGTAACGGTTATTCGCTTTCGGCCGACAACATCATCGCGGTGGTGGATCGGGCTGTTTTGGGCGAGAGCCATCTTTACAAGGAGTGGTTGCCGGACGGCTCGCGGCTGGCTTTCGAGCCGGAGGGGCTGTTGAGCACTCTGCCGCGGATCGCGCAGTTCCTACTGGGATGCGCCGCCGGGCGGATACTGCTTGCAAAGGAGGATGCTCCGATGCGGTTCGGGCGTCTGTTCGCATTCGGAACGGCGCTGCTCTTTGCGGGGTTGTTGCTGCAATACGGCGATCCGCTCAACAAAAAGATTTGGAGCAGTTCGTTCGCGCTGACCACTTCGGGGTTCGCATCGCTGCTGCTGGGGCTGCTGTGCTGGGTGATCGACTTGCGCAAACAGGTGCGGTGGACCGGATTTTTCCGGGTGTTCGGGGTCAATCCGCTGTTTCTCTATATCTCCGCCTGGGTCCTGTCGGTTGTGTTGGGTGCCCTTTCGATTAAGAGCTGGTTCTATACGACGCTGATCGACCCGTTGTTCGGCGACGCTTCGGGGTCGCTGGTCTATTCGTTGTGCTTCATTCTGCTGGTTTGGAGCCTCGGACTGGTGCTGTACCGCCGGAAAATTTATATCAAAATCTGA
- a CDS encoding family 20 glycosylhydrolase, with protein MKHRFLTVAAALLTLLTGIGTCAARTGDFPIRAFHLDFRTEVMTLDAMKSLVDRISERGINTLVMEWEAAFPFDKHATLSNASAFTREEVTSFIDYCEGRGVEVIPLQNCFGHCEYILRHERYRALREDPKDPSQVCPLKIEEATACFSELFAEVAALHPSKYFHIGADETYLLGLCGNCRAVADREGKSRLFVDYVKAMCDIVHRLGKTPVIWADIILKYPEALDELPDDLIFVDWNYGWEPDRFGKLANLFSRGVKLWGAPALRSGPDNIYLTQWKKHFDNLAVFVEYAREHDYGGMIETSWSTSGTYGYWFDNGYEILSMQPVRLVYPMSAFRILEAACCEAFVTDAPFEPEAFVRRYARTELGLDDAGASVLWRYFSMPQETVTVSDSGAKDASGRDLREVIDECVRMRDELARLKPRKGAEEAAHYLLMLDIRINYLRFKAVEARYQSASFDRSGIPELVSGLKTLLAEARTLDRRFARLNGGYLKAREIEYMNTMRSVKMKSLYERLTNNTR; from the coding sequence ATGAAACACCGTTTTTTGACTGTTGCCGCAGCCTTGCTGACGCTCTTGACGGGCATCGGAACCTGCGCTGCCCGGACCGGGGATTTCCCTATCCGGGCCTTCCATCTCGATTTCCGTACCGAGGTGATGACGCTCGACGCCATGAAAAGCCTCGTCGATCGGATTTCCGAACGGGGGATCAACACGCTCGTTATGGAGTGGGAGGCCGCTTTCCCTTTCGATAAGCATGCCACGCTGTCGAATGCCTCCGCCTTTACCCGCGAAGAGGTGACTTCGTTCATCGACTATTGCGAAGGACGGGGCGTCGAGGTCATTCCCTTGCAGAATTGCTTCGGGCACTGCGAATACATCCTGCGACATGAGCGTTACCGCGCCCTGCGGGAGGACCCCAAAGACCCTTCGCAGGTCTGCCCGTTGAAAATTGAGGAGGCGACGGCCTGTTTTTCGGAACTGTTCGCCGAGGTGGCTGCGCTCCATCCGTCGAAGTATTTCCACATCGGCGCCGACGAAACCTATCTGCTCGGTCTGTGCGGGAACTGTCGCGCCGTGGCCGACCGGGAGGGGAAATCGCGGCTGTTCGTGGACTATGTCAAGGCGATGTGCGACATCGTGCACCGTCTGGGCAAGACGCCTGTTATCTGGGCCGACATCATTCTCAAATACCCCGAAGCGCTCGACGAATTGCCCGACGACCTGATCTTCGTGGATTGGAACTACGGCTGGGAGCCGGACCGTTTTGGCAAACTGGCTAATCTCTTCTCCCGCGGCGTGAAGCTGTGGGGGGCTCCGGCATTGCGTTCCGGACCCGACAACATCTACCTGACGCAATGGAAAAAACATTTCGACAACCTGGCTGTTTTCGTCGAATATGCACGGGAGCACGACTACGGAGGCATGATCGAAACGTCGTGGTCCACGAGCGGCACCTACGGCTATTGGTTCGACAACGGGTACGAGATTCTCTCGATGCAGCCTGTGCGGCTGGTTTACCCGATGTCGGCATTCCGGATTCTCGAAGCGGCCTGCTGCGAAGCCTTCGTGACGGATGCACCGTTCGAACCGGAGGCGTTCGTGCGGCGGTATGCCCGGACGGAACTGGGACTCGACGATGCGGGAGCCAGTGTGCTGTGGCGCTATTTCTCGATGCCGCAAGAGACCGTGACGGTCTCGGATTCCGGAGCGAAGGACGCCTCCGGGCGCGACCTGCGCGAGGTGATCGACGAATGCGTGCGGATGCGTGACGAACTGGCGCGGTTGAAACCCCGCAAAGGGGCGGAAGAGGCGGCGCACTATCTGCTGATGCTCGATATACGGATCAATTACCTGCGTTTCAAGGCGGTCGAGGCGCGTTACCAGTCCGCTTCGTTCGACCGCTCCGGGATTCCGGAACTGGTGTCCGGGCTGAAAACGCTGCTCGCCGAAGCGCGTACGTTGGACCGTCGTTTTGCACGGCTCAACGGCGGCTATCTCAAAGCGCGTGAAATAGAGTATATGAACACCATGCGTTCGGTGAAGATGAAATCGCTTTACGAACGACTGACAAACAACACCCGATAA
- a CDS encoding structural protein P5 — MSRGLANCNPGNIRQSKVRYKGEVRPSRDPAFKQFESLAWGYRAIFVLLHTYRVRHGLRSIREMISRWAPPSENRTEAYIRAVSADTGIGPDEALETLDPATMVPVAAAISRVENGTAADPDEIRRGWELFTT; from the coding sequence ATGAGTAGAGGACTGGCGAACTGCAATCCGGGCAATATCCGGCAGTCGAAGGTCCGCTACAAAGGCGAGGTGCGCCCCTCGCGCGACCCGGCCTTCAAACAGTTCGAATCGCTGGCGTGGGGATACCGGGCGATCTTCGTCCTGCTGCACACCTACCGGGTGCGGCACGGACTGCGAAGCATCCGCGAGATGATCTCGCGCTGGGCCCCGCCCTCGGAGAACCGCACCGAAGCCTACATCCGCGCCGTGTCGGCCGACACGGGCATCGGCCCCGACGAGGCGTTGGAGACGCTCGACCCGGCGACGATGGTTCCCGTCGCGGCGGCCATCTCCCGCGTGGAGAACGGCACGGCCGCCGATCCCGACGAAATAAGGCGCGGCTGGGAGCTGTTCACGACATGA
- a CDS encoding beta-N-acetylhexosaminidase: MKKTILTTAAVLLAAVGGIAAKQIDVVPRPLFMEVSDSEEFRLSEPLALRVAVSELLPAARIFAGQLERIVSFEPDVVCGKAKKGAVNIVLDRKLAAEEYRVEVSGQRIDLTAGSPRGAFHAMQTLRQIAACCAGEGETVIPALRIEDKPFFAYRGMMLDVCRHFRTVEEVKRYLDILSLHKVNTFHWHLTDDQGWRLAIDKYPRLTEIGTVRAQTVVGHARTSKEYDGKPYGKGMFYTADDVREVLRYAADRYIDVIPEIEMPGHALAALAAYPGLGCRGEGYAVSPTWGVFDDVFCAGNDRVFEFMEGVLDEVIALFPSEYIHIGGDECPKTRWKECPVCQKRIAEEGLEDEHELQSYFMKRIERFVNSRGRRIIGWEEILEGGVSPTATVMSWKSPQAGIEAAKRGNKVIMVPSKFSYFDYYQSQDTEREPFAIGGYVPVSKVYEYDPYDQLDAGERKAILGVQANLWTEYISSMPHVEYMVLPRMAAMAENGWSYDRKDYDDFVRRMQSLRRIYDLCGFNYAKHIFIQN, translated from the coding sequence ATGAAGAAAACCATTCTTACAACCGCTGCCGTTCTGTTGGCGGCCGTTGGCGGCATTGCCGCAAAGCAGATCGACGTTGTCCCCCGGCCGCTCTTCATGGAGGTCTCGGACAGCGAGGAGTTCCGTCTTTCGGAACCGCTCGCACTGCGGGTAGCAGTCTCCGAACTGCTCCCTGCCGCCCGGATTTTCGCCGGTCAGCTCGAACGGATCGTCTCCTTCGAACCCGACGTGGTTTGCGGGAAGGCGAAAAAAGGTGCCGTCAACATCGTTCTCGACCGGAAACTCGCCGCGGAGGAGTATCGCGTCGAGGTCTCCGGACAGCGTATCGACCTCACGGCCGGATCGCCCCGCGGAGCGTTCCATGCCATGCAAACCCTGCGACAGATCGCTGCCTGCTGCGCCGGGGAGGGTGAAACGGTGATCCCCGCGCTTCGGATCGAGGACAAGCCGTTTTTTGCCTACCGGGGCATGATGCTCGACGTTTGCCGCCATTTCCGCACCGTGGAGGAGGTGAAACGCTATCTCGACATCCTTTCGTTGCACAAGGTCAATACGTTCCATTGGCATCTGACCGACGACCAGGGGTGGCGGCTGGCGATCGACAAGTATCCGCGGCTTACCGAGATCGGCACCGTGCGCGCTCAGACTGTCGTCGGGCATGCCCGGACAAGCAAAGAATATGATGGCAAGCCCTACGGCAAGGGGATGTTCTACACGGCGGACGATGTGCGTGAAGTGCTCCGTTATGCCGCCGACCGTTACATCGATGTCATTCCCGAGATCGAGATGCCGGGACACGCGCTGGCCGCGCTGGCCGCCTATCCCGGATTGGGATGCCGCGGAGAGGGGTATGCCGTGTCGCCGACATGGGGCGTCTTCGACGACGTTTTCTGCGCCGGGAACGACCGGGTTTTCGAGTTCATGGAGGGCGTGCTCGATGAGGTGATCGCGCTTTTCCCTTCGGAGTATATCCACATTGGCGGCGACGAGTGCCCGAAAACGCGCTGGAAGGAGTGTCCGGTTTGTCAGAAACGGATCGCCGAAGAGGGGCTCGAAGACGAACACGAGCTGCAAAGCTATTTCATGAAACGTATCGAACGCTTCGTCAACAGCCGGGGCCGCAGGATCATCGGCTGGGAGGAGATTCTCGAAGGGGGTGTTTCGCCGACGGCGACCGTGATGTCGTGGAAAAGTCCGCAGGCGGGGATCGAAGCCGCCAAGCGGGGCAACAAGGTCATCATGGTGCCCTCGAAGTTCAGCTATTTCGACTACTACCAGTCGCAGGACACGGAGCGCGAGCCTTTCGCCATCGGCGGCTATGTTCCCGTTTCCAAGGTGTATGAATACGATCCCTACGATCAGCTCGATGCCGGGGAGCGCAAGGCGATTCTGGGCGTGCAGGCCAACCTCTGGACGGAGTACATCTCCTCCATGCCGCATGTCGAGTACATGGTGCTGCCGCGCATGGCCGCAATGGCCGAGAACGGGTGGTCGTACGACCGCAAGGACTACGACGATTTCGTGCGGCGCATGCAGTCGCTGCGCAGGATCTACGACCTGTGCGGATTCAACTATGCGAAGCATATTTTCATTCAAAATTGA
- a CDS encoding PKD-like domain-containing protein produces the protein MKMLKYMLLLLAGLVCLACDEDEGNPPFAADELYIYDQTAESLTAVVGEEFKLSLIVSPNDGSVECTWLLDEQAIGHSKDLVYTFSRPGTFALRFEAVRGSRAISMRYTLSVTAPN, from the coding sequence ATGAAAATGCTGAAATACATGTTGCTTTTGCTGGCCGGACTCGTATGTCTTGCCTGCGACGAGGATGAAGGCAATCCGCCTTTCGCTGCCGACGAACTTTACATCTACGACCAGACCGCCGAATCGTTGACGGCCGTTGTCGGCGAGGAGTTCAAACTGAGTCTGATCGTCTCTCCGAACGACGGTTCGGTCGAGTGCACCTGGCTGCTCGACGAGCAGGCGATCGGCCATTCGAAAGACCTGGTCTATACGTTCTCCCGGCCGGGGACCTTCGCCCTGCGTTTCGAGGCTGTCCGCGGCTCGCGGGCCATCTCGATGCGCTATACGCTCTCCGTAACGGCTCCTAATTGA
- a CDS encoding DUF5009 domain-containing protein, whose translation MTEQRNRIASIDIFRGLTMFFMLWVNSFWSLSDVPHWLQHAARGEDMLGFSDTIFPAFLFIMGASVPLAVGSRRAKGDSTVKIVWHVFTRTFALVVMGLLTVNFGDAFSAAGTGLSRGNYAMLMVLGFFLVWNVYPRTESVWKKRGILLLQFSGAALLVWLAVIFRGSDGSGFAIRWWGILGRIGWTYLFCTLVFLAVGKRLAAHVVVTLLLVAGALLQASGLVPGNILPNQLTIFAFGSTGVLLSLLVERYADVRAPGRFYRIALFAGAGMLAAGLVAHRFWIVSKLAATPTWYFYCCAIFFPLFALLYYLTDVRGHARWFAWVKPAGTAALSCYVVAYAWNPLKNLIFSDPLLRPEFSVGIPGLVNSFLYALLLIWAVWLLGRGGVRLKV comes from the coding sequence ATGACAGAACAACGTAACAGAATAGCCTCTATCGATATTTTTCGCGGGCTGACGATGTTTTTCATGCTGTGGGTGAACTCTTTTTGGAGTCTGAGCGATGTTCCGCACTGGTTGCAGCATGCGGCCCGCGGCGAAGATATGCTGGGTTTTTCGGATACGATCTTTCCGGCGTTTCTCTTTATCATGGGAGCCTCCGTACCGCTGGCGGTCGGCAGCCGCCGCGCCAAAGGCGATTCGACGGTGAAGATCGTGTGGCATGTTTTCACGAGAACCTTTGCCCTGGTGGTCATGGGGCTATTGACGGTCAATTTCGGAGACGCCTTTTCGGCCGCCGGAACGGGCCTTTCCCGCGGGAACTATGCGATGCTCATGGTTTTGGGGTTCTTCCTGGTTTGGAACGTCTACCCGCGGACCGAGAGCGTCTGGAAAAAGCGGGGCATCCTGCTGCTGCAATTCTCGGGAGCGGCGCTGCTGGTCTGGCTGGCGGTTATCTTCCGGGGCAGCGACGGTTCGGGATTCGCCATTCGGTGGTGGGGCATCCTGGGACGGATCGGATGGACCTATCTTTTTTGTACGCTGGTGTTTCTGGCGGTCGGCAAACGTCTGGCGGCGCATGTCGTTGTCACACTTCTGCTTGTGGCGGGAGCTTTGTTGCAGGCGTCGGGACTGGTCCCCGGGAACATCCTGCCCAACCAGTTGACGATCTTCGCTTTCGGCAGTACGGGCGTCTTGCTTTCGCTGCTTGTCGAACGTTATGCCGATGTCCGGGCTCCGGGACGTTTCTATCGGATCGCCCTGTTCGCCGGTGCGGGCATGCTCGCTGCGGGCCTCGTCGCCCACCGCTTCTGGATCGTCTCCAAACTCGCCGCTACGCCGACCTGGTATTTCTACTGCTGTGCGATCTTCTTTCCGCTCTTCGCCCTGCTTTACTATCTGACCGATGTGCGGGGACATGCCCGTTGGTTCGCGTGGGTGAAGCCGGCCGGTACGGCGGCGCTGTCGTGCTACGTGGTGGCTTATGCGTGGAATCCGTTGAAGAACCTGATCTTTTCCGATCCGCTGCTTCGTCCCGAATTTTCGGTCGGGATTCCGGGGCTTGTCAATTCGTTCCTCTACGCGCTGTTGCTCATTTGGGCCGTCTGGCTGTTGGGCCGCGGAGGGGTGAGGCTCAAGGTCTGA
- a CDS encoding PKD-like domain-containing protein: MKHVLKRALWVLLPGIFAVLGSCSDDKTETVAPPVVSFPVTDAEMEVDVEEEITFEAVVENDEEAGCIWYVNGVAAASTPTMTYAFAQVGLYTVRCEVYNDGGRVAKVYKVKVNGIPLEVEFSDSGDEVSCDQGDEVRISATVVGGDKEVKHSWSIDGTVVSETADFIHTFMEPGTFTLAYAGVNAYRMTAAKSWTVRVAEVELPLTIEFSPVPGAIDSHRGDEVVISTSVKGGAEGLVHEWKVDGAVVSSDAEFRRVFSELGTFSISYTGVNAKQERVEKTWSLLVSHSVEDLEEAAALPSVLVDQNKSISVVENPHVTAVNGSAKVLKSDMSSSSNPTSGRFWLDLSGMSDLASYSAVRVKVWIGTNSYVPYMQLLNQGINRRPTTLNGQRYTTEDEWRQIVRTDEWNVLVYDLPETFGKENLDGVATLDFRPMSNFDGSNAPAENNDRILYYDDFEFLK; this comes from the coding sequence ATGAAACATGTATTGAAAAGAGCGCTGTGGGTGCTGCTGCCCGGAATCTTCGCCGTGCTCGGAAGTTGCAGCGATGACAAGACGGAGACGGTGGCGCCGCCCGTCGTTTCGTTCCCCGTGACGGATGCCGAAATGGAGGTGGATGTGGAGGAGGAGATCACGTTCGAGGCTGTCGTCGAAAACGACGAGGAAGCCGGCTGCATCTGGTATGTGAACGGAGTGGCGGCCGCTTCGACGCCGACGATGACCTACGCATTCGCCCAAGTGGGACTTTATACCGTGCGCTGCGAAGTGTACAACGACGGAGGCCGTGTTGCGAAAGTCTATAAGGTGAAAGTCAACGGGATTCCGCTGGAGGTGGAGTTTTCCGACTCCGGAGATGAGGTTTCCTGCGATCAGGGCGACGAGGTGCGTATTTCGGCAACCGTGGTGGGCGGTGATAAGGAAGTGAAACACTCCTGGAGCATCGACGGCACAGTCGTTTCCGAGACGGCCGATTTCATCCATACGTTCATGGAGCCGGGAACCTTCACGCTCGCCTACGCGGGAGTCAACGCCTATCGGATGACCGCCGCGAAGAGCTGGACAGTCCGGGTGGCCGAGGTCGAACTGCCTCTGACGATCGAATTCTCTCCCGTGCCGGGGGCTATCGACAGCCATCGTGGCGACGAGGTGGTGATCTCGACTTCGGTGAAAGGCGGTGCTGAGGGGCTCGTGCATGAATGGAAGGTGGACGGTGCGGTCGTTTCGTCCGATGCGGAGTTCCGCCGGGTGTTCTCCGAGCTGGGAACTTTCTCGATCTCCTATACGGGCGTGAACGCCAAGCAGGAGCGTGTCGAGAAGACCTGGTCGCTGCTTGTCAGCCATTCGGTCGAGGATTTGGAGGAGGCTGCGGCGCTTCCTTCGGTGCTGGTCGATCAGAACAAGTCGATTTCCGTTGTGGAGAATCCCCATGTCACGGCGGTCAACGGCAGTGCGAAGGTGCTCAAAAGCGATATGTCTTCGTCCAGCAATCCAACGTCGGGACGTTTCTGGCTCGACCTTTCGGGGATGTCCGACCTCGCTTCGTACAGTGCGGTTCGGGTGAAGGTCTGGATCGGGACGAACTCCTATGTGCCTTACATGCAGCTGCTCAATCAGGGCATCAACCGTCGTCCCACGACGCTCAACGGACAGCGTTACACGACTGAGGACGAGTGGCGGCAGATCGTTCGGACCGACGAATGGAACGTGCTCGTCTACGATCTCCCGGAGACCTTCGGCAAGGAGAATCTCGACGGTGTTGCGACGCTCGATTTCCGTCCGATGTCGAATTTCGACGGTTCCAATGCCCCGGCGGAGAACAACGACCGCATCCTTTACTATGACGATTTCGAATTTCTGAAATAA